The segment CGAAGGCGCCGTAGCTCATCACGTTGACGACCTGACCGCGAACCTTCGCGCCGACCGGGTACTTGGCTTCGACGCCGTCCCACGGGCTCGGCTGCATCTGCTTCATGCCGAGGGCGATCTTCTGACGTTCGTGATCGATGTTCAAGATTTGAACTTCGACTTCGTCGTCGATCTTCACCACTTCGGTCGGGTGGCCGATGCGGCCCCAGCTCATGTCGGTGATGTGCAACAGACCGTCGATGCCGCCCAGGTCGACGAACGCGCCAAAGTCGGCGATGTTCTTGACGATACCCTTGCGGCGCTGACCGACTTGCAGCTCTTGCAGCAGCGAGTCGCGATCCTTCTGACGCTTCTTTTCGATCAGCGAACGACGGCTGACCACGATGTTGCGGCGTTCTTCGTCGATCTTGAGAACTTCGCACTCGACCTTCTTACCGATGTAATCGGCAATATCGGACGGACGGCGAATGTCGACCTGGCTGGCCGGCAAGAAGACGTTGACGCCGATGTCGACGAGCAGACCGCCCTTGATCTTGCGGACGACAGTACCTTCGACGACGTTCCCTTCCTGGATTTCGGACATGGTCCGATCCCAGTCGATGATCTTCTCAGCCTTTCTCTTGCTGAGGGTGATCATGCCGTGCGGGTCGTCGGTGCGGCCGAATTCGTCTTCGATGTCTTCGACGAGAACCTTGATTTTGTCGCCGGGCTTCGGCGCGTCCTCTTCCTCTTCATCCCACTCGTCGCGGGGAATGCTACCTTCGCTCTTACCGCCGACGTCAATCAGCACGAATTCGTCGTCGACCCGCAGAATGGTCCCTTCGACGATCTTGTTTAGCTCGACAGATTCTTCACGCTCAAATTCCGGCTCAAACGCTCCCGCGTCTTGAACCCAGCTATCGATCAGCGACGTCAACGAATCGTCGCTTTCCAAATTACGAATGAGATTACGATTTACCATGCGAAAAAGAGAAACACCTAGCCAGAAACTTGCGGTCGACCCGGCCTGCCGCTCGTTCGGCTCCAAAGGGTTAGAAACGACTTCCCCGACGTGAGGCGACGCTGCATAGCGCCTTACCAACCGTCAACAATCGGGCGAGAACAGGAAAAAATAGCAAATTTGTCAAGGCCAATCAACTGCGCTACCCCCTCTCAGGTCGCGAATCGAGCATGATCGGCAATAAGGTGGGAAAACTACAGCCGATTTGACGCCCTGCGGAATCCCCTTTCCCTCGCATCTCTCCTAAATTTCTCGCAAATCTTCCCCGCAAATTCTAAAACCGAGCCAGAAATCGAGGGGGATTCAGGGGAAAGGAGGCCAGGCTAACCAGTCGCGACAATTTCCCGCAATTGATCGCAGCCGCGTGGCACATACCAGAGCCCCAAGAGATAGACGACTCATTCGACTCCTTCGATCCGCAAAAACGGGGTGAGAGCCATACGACGCGTTCGGTAAGTGAGACGGAACATGCATTACGGCTCAGCTTTCCCATTCACCTGACCGTCCTCCCAGACTCCCGCTGATCCCAGCAAGAAACGAAAAAGGGCGTCGAAGCATTCCCTTCGACGCCCGTTGGTTAACTAAGTCCAGGCTCTTACTTACCGCCCGGAGCAGCAGGACTATCGGCCATGTCAGGATTGGTGGTATCGACCGTCGATTCCGGCTTCTTTTCGCCGCATCCCAAGACCAAGCAAATCGTCAACATCAAAACAATGGAAGCGAGAAAACGCATATCGAATCCTTCAAACATCGAAATAGGGTGAATATCAAACCATGCCGGCGAGCCGACGACTCATCTAGTTGTCGAACGA is part of the Blastopirellula sediminis genome and harbors:
- a CDS encoding 30S ribosomal protein S1, with protein sequence MVNRNLIRNLESDDSLTSLIDSWVQDAGAFEPEFEREESVELNKIVEGTILRVDDEFVLIDVGGKSEGSIPRDEWDEEEEDAPKPGDKIKVLVEDIEDEFGRTDDPHGMITLSKRKAEKIIDWDRTMSEIQEGNVVEGTVVRKIKGGLLVDIGVNVFLPASQVDIRRPSDIADYIGKKVECEVLKIDEERRNIVVSRRSLIEKKRQKDRDSLLQELQVGQRRKGIVKNIADFGAFVDLGGIDGLLHITDMSWGRIGHPTEVVKIDDEVEVQILNIDHERQKIALGMKQMQPSPWDGVEAKYPVGAKVRGQVVNVMSYGAFVKLEEGIEGLVHISEMSWTKRISHPSEVVNIGDEIDVVVLGINKEKQEISLGMKQTQSNPWENIKERYPVDSIVKGKVRNLTNYGAFVELEEGIDGLLHVSDMSWTRKIGHPSEMLEKGQEVECKVLNIEEDRRRIALGLKQMDLDPWASSIPDKYQPNQLVKGKVTKITNFGVFVGLEDGLEGLLHISELADEKVENPEDVVKVGDDIEVKILRVDTDERKIGLSRKRVQWAAEDEAAAAAAEATTEKEQQELKGGLGSSGPLFGTSNESEEG